One window from the genome of Microbulbifer sp. ALW1 encodes:
- a CDS encoding NCS2 family permease, translating into MDRIFKLSEHKTTVKTELVAGLTTFFTMAYVIFVNPNIMAAAGVDHGAAFVATCIGAALACFLMGLYANWPVGLAPGMGLNAFFTYTVVGEMGYSWQIALGAVFISGVLFMIMSLSRIREWLLNSIPLSLRFAMGAGVGLFLGLIGLKTAGIVVANPATLLSMGSFSNPSALLAALCFLLIAILSYRKMFGAILFSMLGVTALGWMFGLVEYQGLVSAPPSLAPTWMAMDIAGALNVGMISVILAFLFVNMFDTAGTLMGVAHRAHLVDDDGRIKNLSRALKADSSSSVMGAFFGCPPVTSYVESASGVAAGGRTGLTAVTVGALFLLAMFFAPLAGMIPAYATAGALIYVAMLMMGGMAHINWKDHTDTIPAIVTVVMMPLTFSIANGIALGFLTYTAMKLFTGQHEKVSVSLYVLSAIFIAKFAFL; encoded by the coding sequence ATGGACCGGATTTTCAAACTGAGCGAACACAAAACCACGGTAAAGACCGAATTGGTCGCCGGTCTTACAACCTTCTTTACCATGGCGTATGTGATTTTCGTAAACCCCAACATCATGGCCGCGGCCGGTGTGGATCACGGGGCGGCATTTGTTGCTACCTGTATCGGCGCTGCGCTGGCGTGTTTCCTGATGGGGCTCTACGCCAACTGGCCGGTGGGACTGGCTCCGGGCATGGGGCTCAATGCGTTTTTCACCTACACCGTTGTCGGTGAAATGGGATACAGCTGGCAGATAGCGCTGGGCGCCGTATTTATCTCCGGCGTGCTGTTTATGATCATGAGTCTGTCGCGGATCCGTGAGTGGCTGCTGAACAGTATCCCTCTCAGCCTGCGCTTCGCCATGGGTGCCGGTGTGGGCCTCTTCCTGGGGCTGATCGGCCTGAAAACTGCGGGCATCGTGGTTGCCAACCCGGCTACCCTGCTGTCCATGGGCAGTTTCAGTAACCCTTCCGCACTGCTCGCTGCACTCTGCTTTCTGCTGATTGCGATTCTCAGCTACCGCAAAATGTTCGGCGCCATCCTGTTCAGCATGCTGGGCGTGACCGCGCTGGGCTGGATGTTTGGCCTGGTGGAATATCAGGGGCTGGTTTCAGCGCCGCCGAGCCTGGCGCCCACCTGGATGGCAATGGATATTGCCGGCGCCCTGAATGTCGGCATGATCAGCGTGATCCTCGCCTTCCTGTTTGTGAATATGTTCGATACCGCCGGCACCCTGATGGGGGTGGCGCACCGCGCCCACCTTGTCGATGACGATGGCCGTATCAAAAATCTTTCGCGCGCCCTTAAGGCCGATTCTTCCTCCAGCGTAATGGGTGCCTTTTTCGGCTGCCCACCGGTGACCAGCTACGTGGAAAGTGCATCCGGCGTTGCCGCCGGCGGTCGCACCGGACTGACAGCCGTCACCGTCGGTGCGCTGTTTCTGCTGGCCATGTTCTTCGCGCCGCTGGCGGGAATGATTCCGGCGTACGCCACCGCAGGTGCGCTGATCTATGTGGCCATGTTGATGATGGGTGGCATGGCGCATATCAACTGGAAAGATCACACCGATACCATCCCGGCCATCGTTACCGTGGTGATGATGCCGCTGACCTTCTCCATCGCCAATGGCATCGCACTGGGCTTCCTGACCTACACCGCCATGAAGCTGTTTACCGGCCAGCACGAAAAAGTGTCCGTGAGCCTGTATGTGCTGAGCGCCATTTTTATCGCCAAGTTTGCGTTCCTGTAA
- a CDS encoding outer membrane protein OmpK — protein sequence MKSINKILMTSALAAAIAPAAHAERFFGSSSVSVLHSGQYETFGDRQEDATVFTFENVAANNWGDSFFFLDRYQVEDEDTGANDTYGEFAPRVSLGWLTGNELKLGPVKDILLAGTYEFGGGADADNYLAGVGVSWDLPGVQYFNTNFYYVDNNTAFDNPNDWQMTVTWGAPFEIGSAKLLFDGFADYSSGVGGAQAAETHINPQLTLDIGSLTDNPGVMYAGIEYSYWRNKFGTRAIDTENAVSALVKFYF from the coding sequence GTGAAATCAATCAATAAAATCCTGATGACTTCCGCCCTGGCTGCGGCCATCGCGCCCGCCGCTCATGCGGAGCGTTTTTTCGGCTCCTCCAGTGTGTCTGTTCTGCACAGTGGCCAATATGAAACCTTTGGCGACCGGCAGGAGGATGCCACCGTTTTCACTTTTGAAAATGTGGCAGCGAACAACTGGGGTGACAGTTTCTTCTTCCTCGATCGCTACCAGGTGGAAGATGAAGACACCGGCGCTAACGATACTTACGGCGAATTCGCACCGCGGGTAAGCCTGGGATGGTTGACCGGCAACGAGCTGAAGCTTGGACCGGTAAAAGATATTTTGCTGGCGGGAACTTACGAATTCGGCGGCGGTGCCGATGCGGATAACTATCTTGCGGGCGTTGGTGTCAGCTGGGACCTTCCTGGTGTCCAGTATTTCAATACCAACTTCTACTATGTGGATAACAACACGGCGTTTGACAACCCGAATGACTGGCAGATGACGGTAACCTGGGGCGCGCCCTTTGAAATTGGCTCGGCCAAGTTACTGTTTGACGGTTTCGCGGACTATTCTTCCGGTGTCGGTGGTGCCCAGGCGGCGGAAACCCATATCAACCCGCAGCTGACGCTGGACATCGGTAGCCTGACGGATAACCCCGGCGTTATGTACGCGGGTATTGAGTATTCCTACTGGCGCAACAAATTTGGTACCCGTGCCATTGATACCGAGAATGCGGTGAGTGCGTTGGTGAAGTTTTACTTCTAA
- the uraD gene encoding 2-oxo-4-hydroxy-4-carboxy-5-ureidoimidazoline decarboxylase — protein MTATITANRLAPAPATQRREDFVARFGDIYEHSPWVAQRAWDKGLSEDHSDPLVLAEAMAQELWGATEEEQMGVICAHPDLAGKAALAGELTDDSTKEQAGVGLDQCTPEELARFEQLNNAYKDRFQFPFIMAVKGSNRFLILDAFEVRLKNSIEEERKTAIEQINKIARLRLVDRAK, from the coding sequence ATGACCGCAACCATTACTGCAAATCGCCTGGCGCCAGCGCCGGCCACCCAGCGCCGTGAGGATTTTGTTGCGCGGTTTGGGGATATCTACGAACACTCCCCCTGGGTTGCGCAGAGAGCGTGGGACAAAGGGCTTTCAGAAGATCACTCCGATCCGCTGGTATTGGCGGAGGCGATGGCGCAGGAGCTTTGGGGGGCCACAGAAGAAGAGCAGATGGGCGTGATTTGTGCCCACCCGGATTTGGCAGGCAAAGCGGCGTTGGCCGGCGAGCTGACCGACGACTCCACCAAAGAGCAGGCCGGCGTCGGCTTGGATCAGTGCACACCAGAAGAACTGGCGCGTTTCGAACAACTGAACAATGCCTACAAAGACCGCTTCCAGTTCCCCTTCATCATGGCGGTGAAAGGCAGTAACCGCTTCCTGATTCTCGATGCGTTCGAAGTACGCCTGAAAAACAGCATTGAAGAAGAACGCAAAACCGCAATCGAGCAGATCAACAAGATTGCCCGTCTACGGCTCGTCGACCGCGCCAAGTAA